The genomic segment CCGTGGCGCGCGCTCATGAGGACGATGGGGACGGTCGCGAGCCGCGGCTGCTTGCGGATGAGAAGGGTCAGTTCGTAGCCGTCAAGCTTGGGGAGCATGAGGTCGATGAGGAGGAGGGCCGGCGGCTCTTCGGCTCGGGCGATGGTTTGCAGGGCGGCCAGGCTGTCGCTGTGACAGCGTACTTGAAAGCCGGCTCGCCGTAGGGCCAGGGCGATGATGAGACGACAGACGGCTGAGTCGTCAATGATGTCTACTGTTCCTGACATGGCACTGCTCCTTTCTGGCTGTTTCTCTCTGGCGGGTACTCTGTCGCTCTGCTCGCGTGTTTGTCTGTTTGATCAGCAGCCCGCCCACTCTCTGGCGCGGCTTGCCCGCTGGGGCCTGCCTCAGTCGCTCGCTCAGTCAGTCAGTCAGCTACGGCTGGCGCCCGCCAGG from the Thermogemmatispora onikobensis genome contains:
- a CDS encoding response regulator; protein product: MSGTVDIIDDSAVCRLIIALALRRAGFQVRCHSDSLAALQTIARAEEPPALLLIDLMLPKLDGYELTLLIRKQPRLATVPIVLMSARHGLRERLRARLVGASAFLAKPFNVGHLVALVRRLTAASAPPGGPAAPPMPSPAPQVSPLLHAPFIVGSQTLPTPVPMPDGGHRPYS